One Chitinivibrionales bacterium genomic window, CTCGGCGTGTCGCTGACTTCCGGCTTCCAGATGGTGCCCGAACATTCGACCATGGGAATTTTCGTGCACCATCCCGAGGCGGAGTATCTTTGATATTCCGATTTTGTCGGCCGGAAAACCGTGGCAGGATATTTTTACCCCGCCTATTGCTTTACAAAAACGAACACGACCGTGGTGCCGGTGGAGTCGTACGCAAACGAGGTCGGTCGGTTGGGGTTCCCCGGCTCGTTTGCCGCATAGGTAAGCGTGTCGCTCGAGACTTTGTAGATGCCCAGACTTGTTTTTCCCACGTAGGCCGTATTTGCGCATTGCGTGATCACCACGTCCATTGTTTTCGGATTCGAAGCGGCATTGATCGAAAAGGTGCCCGCGTACCCGATGATCAAACCAAGTGAAAAAGAAAAATTATTGCCCGTGAAAACCGCGGTAAAGGTGTTTGTATCCCCAAGGGTATGGCCTTTCCATGTGCCTTCGAGCGAGGTGGCCGTCGGACCCGGACCGGTGGGGCCGGAGGAGGTGGAACTGGAACAGTTCAAAATTGCGGTAGATAGACAAATGGTAACCAGACAGGCAAATAAGCATGAAATGAATGAACGCATAATGGGCACTCCCTGATGAAGTTTTATTCCGTCAATTATCTCTTTTCAATCTGCGTGAAAACTTTACGCCGGCTCCATGCTAATCATAATCCTACAGTTCCGCCGGCAAAAATTCAATCATGGCTTTCCGCCCAACTCTTCAATTTCATGAACCCTTCACCGGCTTTTAGCGACTATTGTTTTGTTAAGCGACAAAGGCGTGTTCCATAATCCCTTGCCGTTATCCTCGGCGGGCGGCCGATGAAAAACCTTCTTCATTCATTCTGCGCCATTCTTGTCCTTGCATTACTCGGTTCCGTTTTTGCATCCACCTATCCATCGGTAAATAAAAGTACCGGGCATTCCATCGCCAAAACCACGGCCACGGGCCTTTCCAAATCAGCAGCCTCCGACACGATCATGAATGTCCAGGATTTCATGTACGACGGCAGTGATTCGCTGGCCGAAGTTTTCACCTACCGTTACGACCAGAAGCTCCGTCCGTTTGCGCGGACCGGCTATACCATGTTTGACAGGTTTGAGTACGACAAGCGCGACATGCCGGTGGTAACCTGCATCGTGGGCGGCACTCTGCTGGAATGGTTCACCACGGCCTACGACACCCAGAGCCATTGGTTGACAAGAGATACTTATCATTATTGCCCGACCTCGACATACGGTTCAAATCCGGCATATTCAAGTTTTATGTATGATTCCCTGACGGGCAGGATCGCCAGGGAAGACGTCTGCGACGGCATCGGGTGGGTGATGTATTCGCTCACCTATTCCTACGACCGGTTCGGCAGGCTCGTCAAAGTATATGCGCCGGGCGTGGTGCGCACCGAGCTTGTCTACGGCCCTGTTCCCAAACCGGCGCCGGTGACGGTTGCGACCATGCAGGGTGATTGGCGCACCGGTTCGATGGATTACGGTTGCTCCACGATCCGGTTGGAGGGATATTCAAGCGATTATACGTTTGTTGGAGATTCGTTTTTTTGCAGAAGGTATTGTTTTACCGACGCGATAAACCCCTCGGACACCTGCAGCACGACATTTGAGTGGACGTTGTATATCAGGGGAGCTTTCAGCATCAACCAGGACAGCATTGTTTTTATCGGGCTCTATACCGACAGCAATTTCGTTATAAGAACCGGCGGCTGCGCTTACGGACCCAGGCAGTGGGGAACCTGGAACCAGACCTATCTTTACCAATTGAGCGGAACGACCATGATCCTGTTTGATCATTCGTTCGGTTATCTGCCCGAGCCAACCCCGGTCATCTGGATGAATAAAACAGTCTCAACCGCTTCCAGGCCTGCGGCCTTGTCAAGTCCCCGGCCCGCAGCCGCCCGCATTATTGAAACGGCGTATTACACCGCAAGCGGCCGCAGGCTTTCCCTCACGCCGGCGCAGCTTCGTTCCCATCCCGGAATCGTCATCACGGCGCAGCGCTTGGCTGACGGCAAAGTTGAGGTCAAAAGAGGATTCGGCAAATTCAGATAAGGGAAATTCACCGAGAATAAAAACGCCCTCGGGTGAGGGCGTTTTTATCATACCACTATTTGTCAATTAAAAAACATCCAATATATCACGGATATTCCAGCACGCTCGACGACGCCACGCCGCCCACGCCGTTGATGACGTGCGTGATCTCCCCGCCGCCCAGTTTCTCCGTCACCAGGTGGTGCATCTTGACGCCGGGAGCGTTCGCGGGAACTTCAAACGCGTTGGTGGAGACCACGTCGTTCCTGAAAACGGAGTACACGCCGAGGCCCCAGGCCTCGTGGGTCAAGACGCCGTCGGAAACCTTGTACGACGGAAAACCGAGAATGCCGTTGCCCTCCGACCAGCTGGCGTTGTCCGGCGGGTCGTAAGGCATTTCCGATTGGTAAAAGAACGTGCGGCCGTTGTTGCCGTTCCACCAGGTCTGAAAGGCCTGCGTGTGCTCCACGAACAGGCCGTACACGGTCACGTTGTTGCCGTTCACGATAAGGCCGTTTGCGTTTTTATTCGAGTTCCAGCCCGCGCCCGTGCCGTGGTCGGCGCGCCACAGCCAGGTATGGTCGTAGATCACGTCGTTGCTGTTGATCATGACAAAGCAGGTCGCCAGACCGTTGTACTGGCCGCCCACCCTGCAGAAAATGTCATACAGGCATGTCGGATTTTTGGAATGGTCAACGGTTGAACCGGAGTCGCCGATTTCCAGCAGCACGGGCGCGTTCTGCATGCAGCCTTCGAGCAGGAAGCCCCCGACCTTCACGCCGTCGACGTCGGACACCTTCAGGGCGACGTTCCCGTTGGTCGGGACAAGCGTGGGATAGCCGATGCCCAAAACGATGGTGCCGGGCCGCGTGACCAGGACCGTGCTTTCCAGGTTGTAGTGTCCGGGCGTGAACAACAGGTTTTTCCCCTGGCTCAAGGCGGCGTTGATGCTCGCGGCGTTGTCGGAGGTCTTCGTGATGTAGAACAGGTCGATCGGAAGCCGCGTGCCGGGAGTCGCGCCGTTTGCCCACGAGACTCCCGCGGTGCTGTCGCGCCTGAGATCGGGGACGATAACGGAATAATTATTGCTTTTGTCAATTACGAGGAACGGCTTTTCCGCGATGAGCGGGGTCTTTGCCACCACCGTGCGGTTGACGCCCGACGAGGCGGGCGCGCCCGTGACGCCCACGAACACCATGTTCCAGTTGCCGCCGCTCCAGGTGCCGTACGCATCGTTTCTCGAAAAGTACTGCTGCTGCGACCCCGAGCTTATCGTGCCGTCAACCTTGCTGTCCGCGAAAAAACCGCCGCTCGACCATCCGCCGTCGTCGAGCGCCACGTCGCCCTTGATGTGCATGCGGCGCACCGGCGCGCCCTGCGAGGCCGCCCAGCGGTTCAAACCGCTCGTGGGGGTCACGCAGATGCCCGCGCACGCCCGCCAGAACGTGCACGTGGCGTTGCCGCCCATCCAGTCGGCCTCGGAATGCACCTGTCCCGTTATCTGCACGCTGTCCGGGCTGGTGCCGAGGCCCAGCACCTCGGTGTAGAAGCCGACGTTGACATCAAGGGAATACGACCCGGGCTTGAACAGCAGCGCGTACCGGTTCCCGCCGAACTGCGCGGCCAGCTGCGGGTCGTTGATCGCCGAAAGCTGGCTCTGCATGGCCGCCATGTCCTGCGACGGGTCGAAGATATACACGTTCGGTCCGAAATCCGGCGATGTTGCCGCCTGGCTCAGCGTGATATTCTTTGTGCCGGTGAGAACGGTCAGCTGCTCCATGTACGATGCATACCCGGACTTTGTGGCCTGGAGCCAGTCGGACGCGGCGGTCTTTTGCAGCGGCCCGCGTGAAGATCCCGGATCCGGATCAAAAACCATTGTTTCCGACAAAGGGT contains:
- a CDS encoding carboxypeptidase-like regulatory domain-containing protein — encoded protein: MTKFPLIMLLSIASIASSQVISLSGTVTNSAGQPLQGVIVNLIASRLSDTTDANGAYSLLGAVSVATPRPDHAGAQGVFYRNNSFIFNLASPAFVKITLFDARGALLATAYNGYLARGTTKVPFSLRDLGRSMVLMRLQSGEQAVTCKINPLSETMVFDPDPGSSRGPLQKTAASDWLQATKSGYASYMEQLTVLTGTKNITLSQAATSPDFGPNVYIFDPSQDMAAMQSQLSAINDPQLAAQFGGNRYALLFKPGSYSLDVNVGFYTEVLGLGTSPDSVQITGQVHSEADWMGGNATCTFWRACAGICVTPTSGLNRWAASQGAPVRRMHIKGDVALDDGGWSSGGFFADSKVDGTISSGSQQQYFSRNDAYGTWSGGNWNMVFVGVTGAPASSGVNRTVVAKTPLIAEKPFLVIDKSNNYSVIVPDLRRDSTAGVSWANGATPGTRLPIDLFYITKTSDNAASINAALSQGKNLLFTPGHYNLESTVLVTRPGTIVLGIGYPTLVPTNGNVALKVSDVDGVKVGGFLLEGCMQNAPVLLEIGDSGSTVDHSKNPTCLYDIFCRVGGQYNGLATCFVMINSNDVIYDHTWLWRADHGTGAGWNSNKNANGLIVNGNNVTVYGLFVEHTQAFQTWWNGNNGRTFFYQSEMPYDPPDNASWSEGNGILGFPSYKVSDGVLTHEAWGLGVYSVFRNDVVSTNAFEVPANAPGVKMHHLVTEKLGGGEITHVINGVGGVASSSVLEYP
- a CDS encoding TIGR03067 domain-containing protein → MNCSSSTSSGPTGPGPTATSLEGTWKGHTLGDTNTFTAVFTGNNFSFSLGLIIGYAGTFSINAASNPKTMDVVITQCANTAYVGKTSLGIYKVSSDTLTYAANEPGNPNRPTSFAYDSTGTTVVFVFVKQ